A single window of Nocardioides kongjuensis DNA harbors:
- a CDS encoding FAD-dependent oxidoreductase, whose product MSVQVAVVGSGPAGCYTAQALLKARPGVGITLVERLPVPFGLVRYGVAADHQGTKAVTRQFDRVLAHPDVSFVGNVEVGTDVSLEALRSSFDAVVIATGLDRDRRLGIAGEDLPGVVASGRLTRWANGHPDATHAPPCLGRRVVVIGNGNVAIDVVRLLAKEQSDFEGSDLPGEVASALAAARVEEVVVVGRGAVADARFDPAMVKELAHISGATFDVEGLTSGDASPQAHALRHLRDGQRRGDRVTVRFRFGWTPVRIAGNGRVEEVVFADTTRTERSVVTDLVVSAIGFTGPAALVPDDMRAEEGRVGSGLYCVGWAHRGPRGTIPDARADARLVAAAVLDDLDARRTSSVRSDPQRCFAGVPATDLAGWHAIDHHERSTAGHGRTRNKVTDRRALLQLARPHLNHLEGEPA is encoded by the coding sequence ATGAGCGTCCAGGTCGCCGTCGTCGGGAGCGGCCCCGCCGGCTGCTACACCGCCCAGGCCCTCCTCAAGGCCCGTCCCGGAGTCGGGATCACCCTCGTGGAGCGACTCCCCGTCCCGTTCGGGCTCGTGCGGTACGGCGTTGCAGCCGACCACCAGGGCACCAAGGCCGTCACCCGGCAGTTCGACCGCGTCCTCGCGCACCCGGACGTGAGCTTCGTCGGCAACGTCGAGGTCGGCACCGACGTCAGCCTCGAGGCCCTGCGCTCGAGCTTCGACGCGGTCGTCATCGCCACCGGCCTCGACCGCGACCGACGACTCGGCATCGCGGGGGAGGACCTGCCCGGTGTGGTCGCGTCCGGCCGGCTGACCCGGTGGGCCAACGGACATCCCGACGCGACCCACGCACCGCCGTGCCTCGGCCGGCGCGTGGTGGTCATCGGCAACGGCAACGTCGCGATCGACGTCGTACGCCTGCTCGCGAAGGAGCAGAGCGACTTCGAGGGCAGCGACCTCCCGGGCGAGGTGGCGTCGGCACTGGCCGCCGCCCGGGTGGAGGAGGTCGTCGTCGTCGGACGAGGAGCGGTGGCGGACGCCAGGTTCGACCCGGCCATGGTCAAGGAGCTGGCCCACATCAGCGGCGCGACGTTCGACGTCGAGGGCCTCACGAGCGGCGACGCGAGCCCGCAGGCGCACGCCCTTCGCCACCTCCGGGACGGCCAGCGGCGCGGGGACCGGGTGACGGTCCGGTTCAGGTTCGGCTGGACCCCGGTGCGGATCGCAGGCAATGGCCGGGTGGAGGAGGTCGTCTTCGCCGACACGACCCGGACCGAGCGCTCCGTCGTCACCGACCTGGTCGTCTCGGCCATCGGGTTCACCGGACCGGCCGCACTCGTCCCGGACGACATGCGGGCCGAGGAGGGGCGGGTCGGATCCGGCCTCTACTGCGTGGGATGGGCGCACCGCGGGCCCCGCGGCACCATTCCCGACGCCCGCGCGGACGCACGCCTCGTCGCAGCCGCCGTCCTGGACGACCTGGACGCACGGCGTACGTCGTCGGTCCGGTCCGATCCGCAGCGATGCTTCGCCGGCGTGCCCGCCACGGATCTGGCCGGCTGGCACGCCATCGACCACCACGAACGGTCCACTGCAGGCCACGGCCGCACGCGCAACAAGGTCACCGACCGTCGGGCGCTGCTCCAGCTGGCCCGCCCCCACCTCAACCACCTCGAAGGAGAACCAGCATGA
- a CDS encoding flavodoxin domain-containing protein → MTIDVLYGTESGNAEMAAEEIVAALGDARAVDLQDIGPDDLDPTTVYLVLCSTYGDGELPASAQPFVDALHAQQPDLTGVRYAAFGLGDSSYAESYSLGGNQLAECLDALGAERFGDFGRHDASSSDDLVASAVAWAEAVLADAATAAA, encoded by the coding sequence ATGACCATCGACGTCTTGTACGGGACCGAGTCAGGCAACGCCGAGATGGCGGCCGAGGAGATCGTCGCGGCACTCGGCGACGCGCGGGCCGTCGACCTCCAGGACATCGGCCCCGACGACCTGGACCCGACCACCGTGTACCTGGTGCTCTGCTCCACCTACGGCGACGGCGAGCTGCCGGCTTCGGCCCAGCCGTTCGTGGACGCCCTTCACGCGCAGCAGCCCGACCTGACCGGCGTGCGCTACGCGGCCTTCGGACTGGGTGACAGCAGCTACGCAGAGTCCTACAGCCTCGGTGGCAACCAGCTGGCCGAGTGTCTCGACGCCCTCGGCGCCGAGCGCTTCGGTGACTTCGGCCGCCACGACGCGTCGAGCAGCGACGATCTGGTCGCCTCGGCGGTGGCGTGGGCGGAAGCGGTCCTCGCCGATGCCGCCACCGCGGCGGCTTGA
- a CDS encoding cytochrome P450: MTTLTTLQSATDPLPYLSAEYRRDPYPFYAALRAQHPVHRHPDGFWAITSYDALRNLLYDRTLGVAELDYGPAGPLHDSMLGADAPKHTRVRRTHSRWFTPKAVRTWTDITRTEVDARLDRIVADRASFDAVHDLAFPVTFATISHLLGVPDTDGTKVRQATYDIGKSLGLAPTEAEAAGTAAAFDWFVGHIEDLIADKRRRPGDGLLDAFLGFEDEGTMSHDEVIASTTLLFAVGHLDITYLIAHGIKLMAEHPEILDTYRERPDQREVIVNETLRLDTPEQFVVRTTTQPITVGGVDIPAGEVLVLFIGAGNRDPLVFDEPDTFRLDRDVDLSKHLAFGGGIHGCAGQVLARAEAHVVFTALAERFTTLELAGPVVHDHSDFIRSITALPIAVR; this comes from the coding sequence ATGACGACACTGACGACACTGCAGTCCGCCACCGATCCGCTGCCCTACCTGAGCGCGGAGTACCGGAGGGATCCCTATCCGTTCTACGCGGCCCTGCGCGCGCAGCACCCGGTCCACCGCCATCCTGACGGGTTCTGGGCGATCACCTCCTACGACGCGCTCCGCAACCTGCTCTACGACCGGACGCTGGGGGTCGCCGAGCTCGACTACGGTCCCGCCGGTCCGCTGCACGACAGCATGCTGGGCGCCGACGCCCCGAAGCACACCCGCGTGCGCCGTACCCACAGCCGATGGTTCACCCCCAAGGCGGTGAGGACCTGGACCGACATCACCCGGACCGAGGTCGACGCCCGGCTCGACCGGATCGTTGCGGATCGGGCGAGCTTCGACGCGGTCCACGACCTGGCCTTCCCCGTCACCTTCGCCACCATCAGCCACCTGCTCGGAGTTCCCGACACCGACGGGACCAAGGTGCGGCAGGCGACCTACGACATCGGCAAGAGCCTCGGCCTCGCCCCGACCGAGGCGGAGGCGGCGGGCACCGCTGCAGCGTTCGACTGGTTCGTCGGCCACATCGAGGACCTGATCGCCGACAAGCGGCGCCGGCCCGGTGACGGGCTCCTGGACGCCTTCCTCGGATTCGAGGACGAGGGGACGATGTCGCACGACGAGGTGATCGCCTCGACGACGCTGCTGTTCGCGGTGGGCCACCTCGACATCACCTACCTCATCGCGCACGGCATCAAGCTGATGGCGGAGCATCCCGAGATCCTCGACACCTACCGTGAACGGCCCGACCAGCGCGAGGTGATCGTCAACGAGACCCTGCGTCTCGACACCCCCGAGCAGTTCGTCGTCCGCACCACCACCCAACCGATCACCGTCGGCGGAGTCGACATCCCCGCCGGCGAGGTCCTGGTCCTGTTCATCGGCGCCGGGAACCGCGACCCGCTCGTCTTCGACGAGCCCGACACCTTCCGGCTCGACCGCGACGTCGACCTCAGCAAGCACCTCGCCTTCGGCGGCGGCATCCACGGCTGCGCCGGACAGGTGCTCGCCCGCGCCGAGGCCCACGTGGTCTTCACCGCACTGGCCGAGCGGTTCACCACTCTCGAGCTCGCAGGGCCCGTGGTCCACGACCACTCCGACTTCATCCGCTCGATCACCGCACTTCCCATCGCGGTCCGCTGA
- a CDS encoding glycine cleavage T C-terminal barrel domain-containing protein, giving the protein MTIQTDALRSTPFSPRFPATTGESIDVYGFAVPLWYTDPETEYDAIRNRVALLEFSMLYKWDLTGADALAVADAVFSRNLRDLGPRRIAYGVVVTPDGYMLDDVTAAVLGEGHVRIIGGNPATGQALEVAGAGRDVQVAEIRDTLAVLSVQGPNSRALLQRLTDRDMSNEAFPYYTFDPATEIAGIPAHVNRMGFTAELGYEVMVPVERALELWDAVLAAGQDLGVQAAAAAALMQVRVEAGMIMGDVEYDETSTPFECRMGWAVDLEKADFQGRGALLAHKDDVRTRVVSVTLDCAPDVAERARLLHDGSEVGFVTMAVPSPALGGATLALARVAAPAARIGTELGLDGEVGRAVVVRTPVHDPERTRVRS; this is encoded by the coding sequence GTGACCATCCAGACCGACGCGCTGCGCTCGACCCCCTTCTCGCCGCGCTTCCCCGCAACCACGGGCGAATCGATCGACGTGTACGGGTTCGCCGTACCGCTCTGGTACACCGACCCGGAGACGGAGTACGACGCCATCCGCAACCGCGTCGCCCTGCTGGAGTTCTCCATGCTCTACAAGTGGGACCTCACGGGAGCCGACGCGCTCGCCGTCGCCGACGCGGTGTTCTCGCGCAACCTGCGCGACCTCGGCCCGCGACGCATCGCCTACGGCGTCGTCGTGACGCCGGACGGCTACATGCTCGACGACGTCACGGCGGCGGTCCTGGGTGAGGGCCACGTGCGCATCATCGGCGGCAACCCGGCCACCGGCCAGGCACTCGAGGTGGCCGGCGCCGGACGCGACGTCCAGGTCGCCGAGATCCGCGACACGCTGGCGGTGCTGTCCGTGCAGGGACCCAACAGCAGGGCCCTGCTCCAGCGCCTGACGGACCGCGACATGTCCAACGAGGCCTTCCCGTACTACACCTTCGACCCGGCGACCGAGATCGCCGGCATCCCCGCGCACGTCAACCGCATGGGCTTCACCGCCGAGCTCGGGTACGAGGTCATGGTTCCCGTGGAGCGAGCCCTCGAGCTCTGGGACGCGGTCCTCGCGGCGGGCCAGGACCTCGGCGTCCAGGCGGCCGCCGCGGCCGCGCTCATGCAGGTCCGCGTCGAGGCGGGGATGATCATGGGCGACGTCGAGTACGACGAGACCAGCACACCCTTCGAGTGCCGGATGGGCTGGGCCGTCGACCTCGAGAAGGCCGACTTCCAGGGGCGCGGAGCGCTGCTGGCCCACAAGGACGACGTCCGGACCCGGGTGGTCTCGGTGACCCTGGACTGCGCCCCCGACGTCGCGGAGAGGGCCCGACTTCTCCACGACGGATCGGAGGTCGGCTTCGTCACGATGGCGGTGCCCTCGCCGGCCCTCGGCGGTGCGACCCTCGCGCTGGCCCGCGTCGCCGCCCCGGCGGCGAGGATCGGCACCGAGCTCGGTCTCGACGGCGAGGTCGGCCGGGCCGTCGTCGTCCGCACCCCCGTCCACGACCCCGAGCGCACCCGCGTCCGGAGCTGA